The Tripterygium wilfordii isolate XIE 37 chromosome 23, ASM1340144v1, whole genome shotgun sequence genomic sequence ATTACCATCAGAATGAGTTCATAACTACGACAATGAACTGCACGCACAGCTTCAACTCCATCATTAACAACGTCCATGGTGTGGCCTAACTGCTTCATCATTGTCTGTGTCACCATTATGTTAATCTTGTTATCTTCAACCAGAAGGATTTTAGGTTTTGGTTGTGCTTTACGTGCAACAACAGTGCTACCAGACGTGAACTGTGTACTTGTAATATATCTCTCCCGTCTCTGACATGATCCTTTGTGTTTACTTTTCTTTGCCGTTGCCTCCTCCTGTCTGCTTGCCTCCGAATGCGAGGTGGAATCAGTTATGTGATTTCGGAAACAATCATTTCTGCCATCTTGACACTGTTTTTTGCTACAAACTGCATTCGTGTCATCAGAATCTGGACTTTGACTCAATGAACTTCCAGGTTTAGATAATGTCTCTGCAACTTCAACAGTTGAACAAGCATCCTCAACTGAAAGTGTCTCATTTGGTCTAACATTGTTGGAGGGAAACGAATAAGAATCTTCTGAGAACCCATTGAGAGTCTGTGGTAGCAATTTTTTATTCCTGGTGGATCCATTAGAAGAAAAGAGGGTACCCAGAGTGTGGGGTTGGAACTGGAAAAAGCCTTCGGTAACATCCTCAGTTATGGCATCATGATCAGCCATATCCGAGAGCTCATCAGGGTCATTAGAAGTATCACATATTGGTGAAACCTTGTAAGGTAGCACAAAGGTAAATGTGGACCCACGGTTCACTTGGCTAGACACAGTGAGGCGGCCACCCATGAGCTCTACCTATTGTAAATGCATATTAAGACGTAAGAGGTTAGTGAAAAGACATGGTGCACTCAAGATATAAAATCATATATCCATACTGAAGTTTAATATAAATACAAGAGCTACTAAAAATCTAGGCAATTTTTCATAACATGACTTTGAGTAAAGTAGAGAACTCAGCAAGCATTGTATCAGCTAACAGCCAAGCGTAATGAGACTTACTTTCAGcaaatattatatatggatGAATATACATGACATGATTCAGGAAGCAAAAAGTATCATAATTACAATTTCGCATAAACTCTCGGAAGAAAAACTAAATAAGTGTTCGTTGTATGAAAAACTAACCAGCTGTTTGCATATTGCAAGACCCAGTCCTGTTCCGCCATACTTTCGAGCATGATCTGCACTGACTTGCATGTATTTTTTGAATAAAGTAGGTAGAGCATTCTCTGTTACATGATGATAAAACTTCGATTGATACTTTTCACAACATAAATAGGCTTCACTTTAGTAATGAGATTGTCTCAATGCATTGATAACAGGCAGAGATAGGCATTAAGTTTATACCTGGAATTCCAATTCCAGAGTCATATACATCACAGCGTATCCACACTGTTGTTTCGGGTTGAGGTTGCTCCTGCGTATCTTCATCCATGGAGTATCCACGCATGACAGGTGAACTAGGTTCATTGTTAAGCAGGCCCTCACCATTTCTGTGACCATTAAAACCATTTCGAAAATTGTTACTTTGAGATGTCGATAAACATCTCTCTTCTTTCTGCCCATTTGCGACTGACTGATCTGCATTCAACCTCTGTTGAAGTCCTTCTTTCATAAAAGAGGGCTCTGGTATCATGTATAGATTTATGCCTACCTTTCCTTCATGGGTAAACTTGATAGCATTGCTGCATGTAACAGAAACTAATGAATTTTCCAGCAGAACCAATAACATAAGTAACAAAGTtgagaaaaaagagagtaaaataCGCACGCACACACATATTTGTTAGAAAGAACATCAAAGAATTAAAACTTGGAAAAATCCAGTATGTAATACCACAGTAAAATCTACATTAGATAGCTGGTCATTAGTCCCAGAAAAATAACAACATTGTGGAAATCAGTCACTAGATGAACTTGCCTATAAATAGAGGTTATGACATGTTCAAAGCAAGCATTTTATAGGTTATAACATAATAAAAAGAAGATTTATGATATATCGCATATTATCTAGAAAATAACAGTCATGGATACTAAATTGATGAATTCCAAAGTGATACAAACCTGATCAAGTTTGTGAGGATTTGTCGAATCCTTAAAACGTCTCCAATGACCTGAAATTGATGAATAACGTTTAGAACATTTCTTGAAAGACAACTACAATAAAGGAAATTTTTTGGTAAATTCCTTTGTGATTCTTTGACCACAGcatgttaaattaaaatacaGAGTAAACATGTATATCAAACTGTGACACCAGTTCTTAGATCAAAGTATCCTTAGAGTAAGCGTCTCAAATTCGAACATCATTTACTTACAGTAGATAATGATAAACAGCTGAAGGATTTAGCCTACCAAAATATTATGTTGACTTTAGAAAGGGAAAACCCCGTAGACAAAACTTCATAAGAATGCATCTAAACTTTGGTATAATGATGGCCCATTTCTCTGCATTTTGACTCTTACCTCAATGGGAACGTCATCGGCTACATGTCCTTCCAAGGTCAAAATTTTCCGCAGTGATGCTGCAGCAGTCTGGAGTACATGCTTTACTACCTCTCTTGGTCTGAATTTTGTGGCTTCCAACTTCATAACTCCTGGACAGgagaaaatttaaattttgaattcctAGTAAGTttgaatcaaaacaaaagaaaaaataatgatgatTATCATCAACCATTACAGGATCATTTGGAATCTCACGACAATAGAAACAATATATTCATCTGATAGGGTTGACTTTTAGACCTGACTCAACCTTAGAAAGATCCAGAATGTCATTTATTAGTTGAAGGACCAAATCGCCTGAAGATATCATGATATTTAGTAGTTGTCTTTGCTCACGATCAAGGTTTGTACCAGCGAGAATCTCTGCCATGCTAACAACTCCAGATAGAGGAGATCTTATCTCGTGAGACATGGTGGCGAGCATTTGTTTTGCTCGCATCGTCTCCTCTGTAAAAATCATAAAAGGTAAGCTTCTGCTGCTCTCAAAACCCCCCTCGAATGTATTTCACTAAAATTTTCAGTAACAGGCAAACCTGTTATATGAATTGTTTTGTTCAGTTCTGTTTCCTTGGCCTTTTGTACTGCTATCTCTTCTCGAAGCCTTGCCatcttttctcttttccttaCCTGTTTCCCATAAAGAAGATAAAAGATCATTCTTTAGCACAGCAAAGAAAATATTCTTTATGATTTTTAGCATGAAAATATGTTTACCTGATCAGTTATCTCCATTCCCATATAATTAATACCAATTGTCTCCCCTGCCTTGCTAAAGACAGGTTCCACATATATCAGAAACGTCTTCGATCCAAATAAAGGCGTCTCAAAAGTGATTTCTCTTTTTGCAGGTTTTCCTTTTTCCAAAACCTCTCTCTTAAAATCTTGAGATTCCTTAACACCAGATCCAGAAAAAATTTCGACATCTGTCTTCCCTATAATGTCctgaaaagaaaatggaaagtCTTCAATGCATTTTTGAATTGCTCACTGCAAATAATGCTTTGAACACGAAGCTGAagatgatataaaaaaaaaaaatgcaactaAAAAAACAACATAACCTTGCAGCAATCTTATCAAACCTTGAACATAACTTCATTTGCAATGTATTACCTCCTCATTCAAACTTGGGAAATGGTTGTAGATAAAGCGATAGCGTAAATCTTTATCCTGAACAAAAAGGAATTGAAAAATAAGCACATGAAGATGAAAATACACCTGTAATCATGACAACGGTAACAAACAAATGGACTACAATATGAAAGAATTCAAAACACTTTAGTATACCAGCAAGTGAGaccaagatatatatatagggagaaAATGAAATTTAGGGTAGCCGAACCCAAGTAGGATCTCATCTTATAGGGTTAATTACCCTCAGTGAAGATCCACAAATGTTACCATTTTGGCCAGTCAATACTAATACATGAACATTACAAATCAAGAGATAAAAGTTATCATAAATGCAGAATGCTTCAATAGGGGAAAGCTACTTCCCACGTGTACTTTTTGCTCAGTCTAGTTTAAGGAAATCTTCTTTCAAAGGAGCACCTAACTGATCATCCGGGACAGTTAATAGTATTCACAGATGAAGTAGCTCAAATCCACAAACTGCTATCATCATGAAACGTTCTCACAGACAGCATGCTATAGAATTTTACCTCATATTACGACTCATGATTACCTGATGGCCCATGACGACAGGAGCAGTTTGAAGCAcaaaatgtaagaaattatcTGCTCTTTTCAGAATTTGGGACAACTCTTCAACTGGTGAGGATTGCCTTTCCAAATTCATAACACTTTCCTGTAACTTCTTCATTAGCACCTGCTCTCTCTGAATACTGGTCTCCAACATTTTCTCTAAATGCAAGGCTCGTTCCTTCCAGTATAAGATAGTATCATACTCGTCATCAATGTCAACTCTCTTGCTTGGAATGACCACATCACTTTTCCTTTTAGGCACATCTTGCCATATATCGTAAAGTTCATCCAGTATTGAAACTGGACGTTTATCGCCACCATATCTTTCTTCCTCAAACCGATGTTCCTCCAATATCTCCAACTTCTTAAGCTCTGTCTCCTCTTTTTGTCTGCTTAAGATGTCAAGCTCTTCTCTAAGAAGGCGGACAGCGTTTGCCTGCTTCACCTCCCAATGCTTTACAAGGTGTGCCAGCTGAGAAGAGCCTTTGTCCGTATAATTGGTTAATTCTAAGAGACGTTTATAATCAACTATGATTGCGTCTTGCGTGAATGTAACTTCTTCCAACATATCTTGATCCCCTCCAGGCTTTTCTACATTGTATGGCTTTCCCTCGGTTCCTATATCTTCAGGCCACATCGAAGGGAGGGCTTCGATTTCTATGTCTTCAATTTGATCGGTCTCCATCTCACAAACCATGAGTGTCAATTACATTCGATTAATGAGTCTACAACATAGATGAACTTCAAACTGCTACTAAATCACATTTCATCCATCAGCATACGCATCTATAGATAAATTCCATTTTAACCAGCGAAACTTCTAGTTACACAGAGCAAACTCTCTAACAGATAGAACAAAGTGCTTCAGTTTGCCTTTAGATAATAGACTTGAAAGTACCTCATGACCTGATGAATTGCAGAATGGAATTTCACGGCGAGGATTAaagtttattaaaaaaaaagcttaCAGTCACTAAGAAACCAAATATTATAAACATTTGGCAATCTTTTCAAAAGCAATAGAATTGCAAAGAGGGACTTTTGGAAACTGGGAGAATACTATGTGATAAAGGAACCTTTGGTGGAAATACGTGCAGATCATAGTAGAGAAAAATTACGAACATTGAAGAgaaatttaagaaagaatcacgAACACTATTCTTACAATCATGGTAATAAGAAGAAACCAAAAGCAACGCTAATCAAACCATAATGAAATGCTATCACCCACCAAAAGTATCGATAACCCGTATATAGTTTCAAAGCATAGAATTTTATATCAAAGAATTGAAAATAAGTGGCAATATCAATTGTCATAATTGACAACTTTACACGTCCTTCTCACCCAAACAACTACGCAGAGATTCCTGAGAGTAAACAATCCCAACTTGCATGGTATTCAAACCTCACAACTAGAAAAATGAAATATGTTCAACAGTCAAAATCAGCGTCATatagaaaacaaacataccaatAATAAATTTCGACCGTACTAAAATCTTCTGTTATCTAAAATGACATCATATCCTGATAGAAAACAAATTCATATCCATACTGGAAAAGTACCAACCTGAGATCCATCAGCCAAAATCAAGTCGAAACGAATCAAAAACAGCCAAATTCTTTGACAGCCCAACAATTGATCTGCGCACAGTTTGTTGCAAGTTGAATCAAATTAaatccaaaaacatcaaattatAAAAGAGAAGAACAATCAAGAAACTGACCTTTACAATGGAAACCCCCCAACGGACTCCACTGAAGCAAAACCACAAACACATACTCTGCACAAGGACGGACAACCACAGTTGACGAAAACCCAGAAACCTTTTTCACTGTATATCTGAGGAATCTCTCTCCAACTGCTAGGCCAATAGTTTTTCAAtagaattgaaaaagaaaagctaCCAATTGAGGAACTGaaagacacaaaaaaaaattccagttTTTTAGTGAAAGAGAGGTAAGTGAGCTCATGTGAGGCAACCAAAAAAAtgtagaaaacaaaacaaaaaaaatggtgaGGAAAGGAGAGAAGCCCAAGAAGCCATGTGAAATGGAggtaaaaaaatatgtatatattagagAAGTCTTGGCCTTTCCTTCTGGGTACCCCCTTTATTTTATTACCAAATCCAATTCCTCTGTTTTGTTCACATCATTCAGACAGAGTCCTCCACCCTCTGCTTTCAATCACACCTAGGTCTCATTCATCACATATAGACAGATACACGCATATGCctgtaaatatatgtatatgttgctTCTTCTTGGCTCTGTGTGTTGCATGGACGATCATCCAAGTCCTCGGCAACAACAGAGCgacttttctaattttctttgcCCGCCTTTCACTATTCCTAGGTGACGTGTCGCGACTCGAGACGGCGACTGCGAGAACGCGCGAGTGATTGAGAAGCATTTTGTCTGCTCTTATTATTTTAACTAGTAGATGTTTATGGAATtgggttttattattattattagtaccatactcgcgcttcgcgcgacacataattaatttaaaaaataaatatttttgataatttttcgatactttattaCCCTAATGAATAACatagcttgaattatagaaaatgaaaataattatgagattaacaaataactacaatatatttttctcaatatgttaataaataatttgcTAAGAATGAgtgaaaaatttgatgcataaagaaaaaatatgctcagagtttaacaattattttttacgttggttttttgaacaaagttgtaaaataactaaaaaacatctcataaattataaattctatagaaaatatagcaCACCTCCTTTATCTCATAGTTTTTACATCTaatttattattgcttcttatgtctgcaagccacaatttttcatactatgtcaataagcatatataatatataatttgttgtactatgtatctcacatttgattaaattcttcatttgtatgatcatccactaagggattatcttatacgggatcattgggatcatcctctatgaaatctcctaagaataCATCCTAAattggatctttttcatcatcattggttattgtttgacaattaattccatgatttgtagggtcatatcgttaggaattttgttgaaattgttcatttttcccatgaagtttttgtagtgTGTCTTATaactttattgtgatattatatgtttttgtgtgttattttatacctatattgtgaatatgtttcatttaagcttttatctttttgtttttatatgcaattaataggtgataattgatatgactatttgttgtattattaaatatcattttaaaattatttgtatattattaattgtatgtgcttgtgggtcttaaagttatttaatatatttaattttttcttttttttgtgtacgtttttttagaggcatccacgtggcaccaaggagaagccttttggatcctccattatatatatatagattgattactccctccgtcccgtAAAAATAG encodes the following:
- the LOC119992993 gene encoding histidine kinase 5-like, which gives rise to MVCEMETDQIEDIEIEALPSMWPEDIGTEGKPYNVEKPGGDQDMLEEVTFTQDAIIVDYKRLLELTNYTDKGSSQLAHLVKHWEVKQANAVRLLREELDILSRQKEETELKKLEILEEHRFEEERYGGDKRPVSILDELYDIWQDVPKRKSDVVIPSKRVDIDDEYDTILYWKERALHLEKMLETSIQREQVLMKKLQESVMNLERQSSPVEELSQILKRADNFLHFVLQTAPVVMGHQDKDLRYRFIYNHFPSLNEEDIIGKTDVEIFSGSGVKESQDFKREVLEKGKPAKREITFETPLFGSKTFLIYVEPVFSKAGETIGINYMGMEITDQVRKREKMARLREEIAVQKAKETELNKTIHITEETMRAKQMLATMSHEIRSPLSGVVSMAEILAGTNLDREQRQLLNIMISSGDLVLQLINDILDLSKVESGVMKLEATKFRPREVVKHVLQTAAASLRKILTLEGHVADDVPIEVIGDVLRIRQILTNLISNAIKFTHEGKVGINLYMIPEPSFMKEGLQQRLNADQSVANGQKEERCLSTSQSNNFRNGFNGHRNGEGLLNNEPSSPVMRGYSMDEDTQEQPQPETTVWIRCDVYDSGIGIPENALPTLFKKYMQVSADHARKYGGTGLGLAICKQLVELMGGRLTVSSQVNRGSTFTFVLPYKVSPICDTSNDPDELSDMADHDAITEDVTEGFFQFQPHTLGTLFSSNGSTRNKKLLPQTLNGFSEDSYSFPSNNVRPNETLSVEDACSTVEVAETLSKPGSSLSQSPDSDDTNAVCSKKQCQDGRNDCFRNHITDSTSHSEASRQEEATAKKSKHKGSCQRRERYITSTQFTSGSTVVARKAQPKPKILLVEDNKINIMVTQTMMKQLGHTMDVVNDGVEAVRAVHCRSYELILMDVCMPVMDGLTTTRLIRSFEETGNWDAAVKAGIDLSKSSSDSTPSAKRTPIIAMTANALSESSEECYKNGMDSFISKPVTFQKLKDCLEKYLL